In the Triticum aestivum cultivar Chinese Spring chromosome 2B, IWGSC CS RefSeq v2.1, whole genome shotgun sequence genome, ATGGGCTTAGGAACCTTCTATTTAAACCACCCGGGACCTCAGCCAAAGCCACACATCACGCAAGATTAGAACAATGCTGGCTTCTCAGCTTCTTGAGCTCCTACCCCAACAATGGCAGCTTCTGCTAGTAATCCTCCCACTCGTTTCCCTGCTCTTCCTCCTACACAGGAGCCGGAACAGGTCCGGTAGCATTAGGCTGCCACCAGGGCCCTGGCAGCTGCCCATCCTGGGCAACCTGCACCAGATCGGCCCGCTGGCCCACCGGAGCCTGTTGGTGCTCTCAAAGCGGCACGGGCCGGTGATGCTGCTGCGACTGGGCATGGTCCAGACGGTGGTGCTGTCCTCGCCGGAGGCCGCACGCGAGGCTCTCAAGACCCACAACGTCGACTGCTCCGGCCGGTCCCCCTCGGCAGGGCCACGGTTGCTGTCATATGGCTACAAGGACGTCATCTTCTCCCCATACGGCGAGTATGTCCAGGAGATGCGCAAGCTTTTCATCCTTGAGCTGCTCAGCAGGCGCCGCGTGCAGGCTGCTTGCTACGCTCGCGATGCCCAGGTACATGCGTGGTTAGTTTTGTGAATGAATGAATAAATCTTATGAAGATCATGTATTTGTCATCAACTTATCGCCCATGTGGGAGCGTGCacaaaaaatacttccaaatgAAACTATATAAATCGACCCTACATTTTCCATATGAACTTATGCATGATATAAAATTTGTCAGAAGTGTAATAGAAAACAAGGACAGTTAACTGGATTACTCGGACACATATGTGCATCAAGAATTACTATAGACACTAAGAAATTTTTGAGTGACTAAGAAATAAAGAGTGACATAGACACTAATATTATGTGATTAGAAATACTGTGTTTTTATATCCAccatccaaactatgttgaattaAAATACACCAGTGCTCATCTAAAAAAATAAGTTGTATGAAATGTTTTAAGAATTAAAGTTAAGCCTTCCAGTCCTACCCATCGAAAATCTATATACCATAATAGTAGAAAACTGAAAATTATACAAATACCTTCGAAAAATGCCCTagattcaaaaaatattcctgTTTTGTGAAATTATCACAATTAAAATAATGTTTGTGTATAAAAGATGcacattttctaaaaatcttatgaATTTTCCATACATGTTcccgttttaaaaaaatgttcacaaattcaaatcatgttcatgtttttataaaaaagttggtgttttagaaaatgtttgtgaaCTTTATAAGATGTTCCCTTCCATATTTTGTTATCATTTTTCCAAAAGTGTACATTATTTTCAAAAAACTATTCAGATTTTAAAAATTCATGTTTCCTAAAATGTtcagaaacttcataccttaaaatcccCTCGATGGCAAGGATTGAAAGGAACAGTAGATTAAATAACTCATGGGCCTTCTCTGGTGTACGATGccgtaacaaaactcttaaatgccctcgGTCAATGGATGAAAATTTAGTGGATTGATTCCTTCACACGCGGCAAAACCGAGAAGTTAAATGTTCCTTTTTCATGTGCACACAGGGTTTTGCTTTCGCATATACTTCTCACTAACTTTAAATGCATACTATTttatcttccgttgcaacgcacgggcatatgtactAGTATACTAGTTAACAATATAGTTTATCTATCTTCACTGATACATGTTGGTGTAATTTTGAAGATAACTTATTTTTCTCTCAGGAAAGTTATGGGGATTTATGCATGATTATTTTAGGCATAATTATCAGCACCAGATAGTTTTTCTCTACTGCCAACGTAGAATTTTCAAGGATATATCTATTTTTAGGACAACTATGAGCATATGTTAGTTAAATTATAGTCTTCCACCATTTTGATCGTAAAGTTTAATCAAACCACTAACGGTTTATAACTTTGGTTATAATCTTTTATTAATagaaaataaatgcaaggagatgGCACATGTGTTATATTTTTCTAGGGGGCACATTTTAGTTACACATGTATCATGTCCCTCAGAAAAATTACCTAATAGTTGTGCGATGGATTCATTTTTCCTTTTGAACCATACACCTTGAGCCCATTTGACAGAATTCATGTGTGAGACACACATCCTTGGTAGATATTTGTAAACTATAACAACTAAATTCAGAAAATAAACTAATCTCATGGTCAACCTAACTGCCTAATTCACATCTGATGGTTAAGTACGGTTGCTTTCTTCAGATTTAATACTAGCCATAGTGCTATACATAGAGTTAGAGTTGTACCATGTAGAGAGAGGGTGTAGTCCATAACTAAACATAAATTATTAGTATATGGATAAGAGAATATTGAGAATTAATAGGGAACAACTGTGGTGCTCCTATTAATTTCTACATGTCAATGATTAGGTAGAAAAGCTGGTGAATAACCTCACCAGTATCGGGACAAAACTGGTGCCGGTTACTGACTACATCTCTGCCACGTTGGATGGGATCTTTGGCTCTTTTGTTTTTGGGGGAAACCGCGCTGCAGAGAAATTCAAGGGGCAATTGGTCCCTGTGATGAACGAGGCCGTGGACATGCTGAGCAGCTTCTCTGCCGAGGACTTCTTCGCCAACGCCGCTGGCAGCGTCTTTGACCGTGTTACGGGCATCAAGGCCCGCCGACACAGGATCTTTAAGAAGCTCGATGGATTCTTTGAACAAGTCATCGAACATTACGTGAATGAGGACCCCACCAGAAAAAAACTTGATGACAATTACGGATCAACACTTGTGGAAGAACTTATCGACTTATGGAAGAAGCGCAATAAGATCACTAAGGATCATGTCAAGGCTATCCTCATGGTAATAATAATTATCTCATTCTTTGTATAAGATGCATCATACAACTCCTTTTTggaaagaaaataattattatttggttcATATTCTTGTCCAACTAGTACTCAAATATATATAGTTCTCACGTGAATACATATGTTTCAGGACACTTTCGTCGCTGGCAATGATACTAGTGCAATAACAATAAACTGGGCAATGGCAGAGCTAATTCGGCACCCAAGGGTGCTTAAGAAGGTACAAGAAGAAATCAGAACTGCGGTAGGGAAGAAAGAGAGGGTGCAAAACGAAGACATGTCCAAGCTAAACTACTTAAGAATGGTTGTCAAGGAGACCCTACGGCTGCATATCCCGGCGGCTTTGCTGGTTCCAAGGGAGACCTTACGGAAGATTCAGATTGCAGGATACGACATCCCAGCCAAGACAAGGGTTATCGTAAATGCATGGGCTATTGCCAGGGATCCCAATGTTTGGAAGGAGGCGGAGGAGTTTTACCCTGAACGTTTTGAGGACACGGATATAGACTTCAATGGGGCACATTTCGAGCTATTGCCCTTTGGCTCGGGACGGCGCATCTGCCCAGGAATGGACATGGGTGTGGCCAATGTAGAATTCATCCTGGCCAACATGCTTTACTGCTTCAACTGGGAGCTTCCACCTGGAATGAATATTGAGGATTTAAGCATGGAAGAAGAAGGGGCTCTGACCATTCGAAAGAAGACGCCACTCATATTGGTGCCGACAAGGTACACTGCATATCAGTGATAAAACCAAATGGTTGGAAATATGACTGGTCACTTCTTCATGTTTTGTCGTATGTGTCATTTGTTTTGTGTTCATTTGTTTACAATAAGTAAGTCTGTCCGTCCATGCTTTGCGGTTGTTACACTGCTCAATGTATTTTGTAACCTGCTATATCAGAAAATGGtactaaaagcaaaaaaaatacGGTGTTAGCCAGACGAAAAAATAAGCAAGAGTTGGTAGGAAAATTAAAGCATGATTAGGTTGATCCACCTCAATGCCAAACACAACTTAGGATGTGCCGCCTTTCATCCTTGTGATGATTGTATGTTCCTTGTGTTAATTAATGTAGTATAACCATATAACTCTAACCTACGCGTATTTGGATCTAACATTTTAAGTGACAAGTTATGTATGTGGTCTGACCTTGGGATTGAAGAACTTGGTACTCCcttcatttacttatacaaggcacTAAATTTGACATTGATACTTGTAatctgagtttgtggccttgtatataaaaatggaggaagTATTTTGCTTCTTAAGTCTGCCAATTACTTGTATGTTCAAGCTTTCTGAAAATGAACACTTGCCTATGTTCCTTTTACCCGTGCCTATCCAGTTTTCTTGTCACTTGGTGGGTGTGGGTGGGCGTTGGGGCGCTACATTTGAAAAGTATGTGCGCCAAGCAACAGGCTAATGGCTGCCGCCGCCGGCCGATCTGGACGCAGCAGCCCAAATCCCAAACATGTCGGACCGCCCCATAGCCCATCGCACCCAACCATCTCACCGTCCCGGCGAGCAAAGCTGCCACCGGAACAGTCGAAGGCTGCCACCTCGGAGTCTGCGCACACTCCCTGAGAAAGTGTGCTGTTCAGGGACATCGCACTCGCCACGAGAGGAGCACGCCTAGCCGCTGCCGTCCGCCGAGGCGAGCTTTGCCCGTCGGCTTCCTCCGACAGCGGCGGGgcaggagaggttgaggaaggtacgggcggcggcggctaggctaCCGGGCCTTTGGGGAAGAAGCTCCCTACATTTGTGTTTTTTTCAGAATGGCTAATGACCGTTCAGAACCAAGCCATACAGACCCTATG is a window encoding:
- the LOC123038753 gene encoding 4-hydroxyphenylacetaldehyde oxime monooxygenase-like, which codes for MLASQLLELLPQQWQLLLVILPLVSLLFLLHRSRNRSGSIRLPPGPWQLPILGNLHQIGPLAHRSLLVLSKRHGPVMLLRLGMVQTVVLSSPEAAREALKTHNVDCSGRSPSAGPRLLSYGYKDVIFSPYGEYVQEMRKLFILELLSRRRVQAACYARDAQVEKLVNNLTSIGTKLVPVTDYISATLDGIFGSFVFGGNRAAEKFKGQLVPVMNEAVDMLSSFSAEDFFANAAGSVFDRVTGIKARRHRIFKKLDGFFEQVIEHYVNEDPTRKKLDDNYGSTLVEELIDLWKKRNKITKDHVKAILMDTFVAGNDTSAITINWAMAELIRHPRVLKKVQEEIRTAVGKKERVQNEDMSKLNYLRMVVKETLRLHIPAALLVPRETLRKIQIAGYDIPAKTRVIVNAWAIARDPNVWKEAEEFYPERFEDTDIDFNGAHFELLPFGSGRRICPGMDMGVANVEFILANMLYCFNWELPPGMNIEDLSMEEEGALTIRKKTPLILVPTRYTAYQ